Below is a genomic region from Salvelinus namaycush isolate Seneca unplaced genomic scaffold, SaNama_1.0 Scaffold1329, whole genome shotgun sequence.
tctacacacacacacacactgccccaacccctagtctctctacacacacacacacactgccccaacccctagtctctctacacacacacacacacactgccccaacccctagtctctacacacacacacacacactgccccaacccctagtctctacacacacacacacactgccccaagtctctacacacacacacactgccccaacccctagtctctacacacacactgccccaacccctagtctctacacacacacacacacacactgccccaacccctagtctctacacacacacacactgccccaacccctagtctctacacacacacacactgccccaacccctagtctctacacacacacacacactgccccaacccctagtctctacacacacacacacacagccccaacccctagtctctacacacacacactgccccaacccctagtctctacacacacacactgccccaacccctagtctctagacacacacactgccccaacccctagtctctacacacacacacacagccccaacccctagtctctacacactgccccaacccctagtctctacacacatacactccccCAACCCcaagtctctacacacacacacactgccccaacccctagtctctacacacacactcccccaacccctagtctctacacacacactcccccaacccctagtctctacacacacactcccccaacccctagtctctacacacacacactcccccaacccctagtctctacacacacacacactcccccaacccctagtctctacacacacacacacacacactgccctaacccctagtctctacacacacacactgccccaacccctagtctctacacacacacacactgccccaacccctagtctctacacacacacacacacactgccccagcccctagtctctacacacacacactgccccaacccctagtctctacacacacacactgccccaacccctagtctctagacacacacacagccccaacccctagtctctacacacacacacacagccccaacccctagtctctacacacacacacactgccccaacccctagtctctacacacatacactccccCAACCCcaagtctctacacacacacacactcccccaacccctagtctctacacacacacacacacacactcccccaacccctagtctctacacacacactcccccaacccctagtctctacacacacacactcccccaacccctagtctctacacacacacactcccccaacccctagtctctacacacacacactcccccaacccctagtctctacacacacacacactcccccaacccctagtctctacacacacacacacacacacactgccctaacccctagtctctacacacacacactgccccaacccctagtctctacacacacacacactgccccaacccctagtctctacacacacacacacactgccccagcccctagtctctacacacacactggcccaacccctagtctctacacacacacactgccccaacccctagtctctacacacacacacactgccccaacccctagtctctacacacacaaacactgccccaacccctagtctctacacacacacactctcccccaaCCCctcgtctctacacacacacactgccctaacccctagtctctacacacacacactgccctaacccctagtctctacacacacacactgccccaacccctagtctctacacacacacacactgccccaacccctagtctctacacacacacacacacacacacacactgccccaacccctagtctctacacacacacacactgccccaacccctagtctctacacacacacactgccccaacccctagtctctacacacacacactgccccaacccctagtctctacacacacacactgccccaacccctagtctctacacacacacacactgccccaacccctagtctctacacacacacacactgccccaacccctagtctctacacacacacacacacactgccccaacccctagtctctacacacacacactgccccaacccctagtctctacacacacacacactgccccaacccctagtctctacacacacacacactgccccaacccctagtctctacacacacacacacagccccaacccctagtctctacacacacacacacagccccaacccctagtctctacacacacacacactgccccaacccctagtctctacacacacactgccccaacccctagtctctacacacacacacacactgccccaacccctagtctctacacacacactgccccaacccctagtctctacacacacacacactgccccaacccctagtctctacgcacacacactgccccaacccctagtctctacgcacacacactgccccaacccctagtctctacgcacacacactgccccaacccctagtctctacgcacacacactgccccaacccctagtctctacgcacacacactgccccaacccctagtctctacacacacacacactgccccaacccctagtctctacacacacacacacacactgccccaacccctagtctctagacacacactgccccaacccctagtctctacacacacactgccccaacccctagtctctacacacacacacactgccccaacccctagtctctacacacacacacactgccccaacccctagtctctacacacacacacacactgccccaacccctagtctctacacacacactgccccaacccctagtctctacacacacacacacactgccccaacccctagtctctacacacacactgccccaacccctagtctctacacacacactgccccaacccctagtctctacacacacacacactgccccaacccctagtctctagacacacacacactgccccaacccctagtctctacacacacacactgccccaacccctagtctctacacacacacactgccccaacccctagtctctacacacacacactgccccaacccctagtctctacacacacacactgccccaacccctagtctctacacacacacactgccccaacccctagtctctacacacacacactgccccaacccctagtctctacacacacacactgccccaacccctagtctctagacacacacactgccccaacccctagtctctagacacacacactgccccaacccctagtctctacgcacacacactgccccaacccctagtctctacgcacacacactgccccaacccctagtctctacgcacacacactgccccaacccctagtctctacgcacacactgccccaacccctagtctctacacacacacacacagccccaacccctagtctctacacacacacacactgccccaacccctagtctctacgcacacacactgccccaacccctagtctctacgcacacacactgccccaacccctagtctctaacacgcacacacactgcccaacccctagtctctacacacacacactgccccaacccctagtctctacacacacacacactgccccaacccctagtctctacacacacacacacactgccccaacccctagtctctacacacacacacacactgccccaacccctagtctctacacacacacacacactgccccaacccctagtctctacacacacacacacactgccccaacccctagtctctacacacacacacacactgccccaacccctagtctctacacacacacacacactgccccaacccctagtctctacacacacacacacactgccccaacccctagtctctacacacacacacacactgccccaacccatAGTCTCtacgcacacacactgccccaacccctagtctctagacacacactgccccaacccctagtctctacacacacacactgccccaacccctagtctctacacacacacactgccccaacccctagtctctacacacacacactgccccaacccctagtctctacacacacacactgccccaacccctagtctctacacacacacacactgccccaacccatAGTCTCTacgcacacacactgcctcaacccctagtctctacacacacacactgccccaacccctagtctctacacacacacagccccaacccctagtctctacacacacacagccccaagtctctacacacacacactgccccaacccctagtctctacacacacacacaacccctagtctctacacacacacactgccccaacccctagtctctacacacacactgccccaacccctagtctctacacacatacactgccccaacccctagtctctacacacatacactgccccaacccctagtctctacacacatacactgccccaacccctagtctctacacacacacagccccaagtctctacacacacactgccccaacccctagtctctacacacactgccccaacccctagtctctacacacacacactgccccaacccctagtctctacacacacacactgccccaacccctagtctctacacacacacactgccccaacccctagtctctacacacacacactgccccaacccctagtctctacacacacacactgccccaacccctagtctctacacacacacactgccccaacccctagtctctacacacacacactgccccaacccctagtctctacacacatacactcccccaacccctagtcaggtgtgtgtgtgtaacaccacCCCAGAGAAACACTGGGTGTctcagaaatacacacacacttgctgGCGATGAACACTGATGACATCATAGCGTTATGCAAGGCCGGATGCGTGTGAGAAATCACTGGCAAACCACAGCATGACCAAACAGCAGAACATTGATATGCTCACACACAACAGCACACTAAAGGACCAACACTGCCATCTAAAGGTCTAGTGAACTATAAATTCCCATCAAGTGCCATCAGCGTCAGGCCTTGTTATAAACCATGAGCTCATGACACTGATCTTGTGCCACAACCATCGACGTGCCTTAATTGGTTGATTGTTTGATTCCATTAAGCTGGCAAACCATCGGTCTGCTGTCTCCCCTCTCTAACCTGGAACGACTGacggctctctcacacacacacacacacacacacacacacacacacttatgaaTTGAAAATTCTATTCAGAACATTCTCAAGTGCAAGAGAAACGATGTGAAAGCGTAAAGGCCACGTGATGTTGGTCTGCCCTGGACATCATCTAGATGTTTAGAGGATGAAACCTCAACGGTCAAACGTTGTTTAAACCACATGGCACATGACTCTCACATTTCTGTGACACGGGGACCATGTAAGAACATTGGGTTAGTGACAGAGTTTGTGACCTCAGTCTGTAGCTTTGGGAGGTTGCTGGGGTTACCTGAGGTGTATGATGCGTATGAGGGAGGCAGCCAGGCCGGCAGAGACGCGTCCCGCAGTGCAGCAGCGACTCAGATTGGCCAATAGACCCTGTGACATCACAGGCAGGAAGTAGAGTAGCTGGACCAATCGCTGCTGAGACTCAGCCGGTAACAATACCACACTGCCCTCCTGtgggtctacacacacacacacacacacacacacacacacacacacacacacacacacacacacgtcaatatACAAACTCTACAACAGTGGTTCTCAACTGGTTGTCTCAGGACCCATattgaaccaggttgtctcagTCTTGACTCAATATTCGCGTCGAGAAAAATAAGTAAAAATACAATTTGAAAAAAAATTGTAAATTCTATATTGATATTAAATATAGCAATTATATGACAAGCGAACAACATTCCCACCTCTCATTCTCAATAATTACATTTTGCCCATATTCTTGATTAAGAATTTAAATAAACTCACTGGTTtgagaccacaaaatcaacaaaaATGCTGCTAAAAgctttatataaaaaaaatactgtGATTGAAGAACACTTTTTCAGAGAGTAAATGATTTAGAAATGTACATTTATTATCAACTCTATACACTTTCTACCTTGTTAAAGTCGTTAAAGTTCAAACTGTAATATTTTTTCACCAGTTTGGCTGCTCTACACATCACCAACTACAGCTCATACACTACAGCAGAGGAGGGCATCTGTGGTCCTGGAGAGCCTGAGTTCCTGTCCAACACACCCCATCATTAGAGTCACCTGTAACCATCAAGCCCTTGATTAGCTGAAtctggtgtgttagtgctgggctggaacaaaagcttgCACTCCTGTACCTATCCAGGACCACGGTGttggaaacacacacaccgtACCTAGCAACAAGAAGCCAATGGTGACGTAAAGAGTGAATGGACTATCCATCACCAGTTTATGGTCTAAGAAAGAAAATCATCaaacagacagagataaagagagagcgctagagagatagggagagagataaagagagagagtagtaatgaTCAGATAGTCTGTATTATATTATGTTGGCTGCTGACGCACATTGCTGATGTCACAGACCATTCAGACAAACAGAGTCTTGTGATGGTGAATCGCCCACTCTGTCTTCTCTGGGGCCTTCAATCATAACACAAACCACCTCACCCTCCCCAGATCTGTCTTCCCTAGGGCCTTCAATCATAACACAAACCACCTCACCCTCCCCAGATCTGTCTTCCCTAGGGCCTTTAATCATAACACAAACCCCCTCACCCTCCCCAGATCTGTCTTCCCTAGGGCCTTTAATCATAACACAAACCACCTCACCCTCCCCAGATCTGTCTTCCCTAGGGCCTTCAATCATAACACAAACCCCCTCACCCTCCCCAGATCTGTCTTCCCTAGGGCCTTTAATCATAACACAAACCCCCTCACCCTCCCCAGATCTGTCTTCCCTAGGGCCTTTAATCATAACACAAACCCCCTCACCCTCCCCAGATCTGTCTTCCCTAGGGCCTTCAATCATAACACAAACCCCCTCACCCTCCCCAGATCTGTCTTCCCTAGGGCCTTTAATCATAACACAAACCACCTCACCCTCCCCAGATCTGTCTTCCCTAGGGCCTTTAATCATAACACAAACCCCCTCACCCTCCCCAGATCTGTCTTCCCTAGGGCCTTCAATCATAACACAAACCCCCTCACCCTCCCCAGATCTGTCTTCCCTAGGGCCTTTAATCATAACACAACCACCCTCACCCTCCACAGATCTGTCTTCCCTAGGGCCTTTAATCATAACACAAACCCCCTCACCCTCCCCAGATCTGTCTTCCCTAGGGCCTTTAATCATAACACAAACCCCCTCACCCTCCCCAGATCTGTCTTCCCTAGGGCCTTTAATCATAACACAAACCCCCTCACCCTCAGATCTGTCTTGCCTAGGGCCTTTACTCATAACAGAAACCCCCTCACCAGTTATATCTTAGCTTATATTACAACATAGGTGCCCTCCACCCCTTTTAACTGAGACTCCTCCAACCTTTGTCTCTAGCTTGTACAACatgctcccctctctcttctgctATGGAGTTCAGATGGACCTTTACTGCCCCCCAGTGGAGAAACATAGGGGGTTTGTGTTACCATCTCCAAAAGGTACATTTAGGTATTTTCTAGGATGGCCATTTAGTGACTACCTGTTTAGTACCGATCTGCCCGACTGTTATAAGTGGAGCTTCACatgtgatttttgttgttgtatataCCATAGAGCCtgcatacaggtgtgtgtgtgtgtgtgtgtgtattcaccgTAGAGCCtgcatgcaggtgtgtgtgtattcaccGTAGAGCCtgcatgcaggtgtgtgtgtgtgtattcaccgTAGAGCCtgcatgcaggtgtgtgtgtgtgtgtgtgtgtgtgtattcaccgTAGAGCctgcatacatgtgtgtgtgtgtattcaccgTAGAGCctgcatacatgtgtgtgtgtgtgtattcaccgTAGAGcctgcatgcatgcgtgtgtagGGAGTTCAGCAGAGCCTTGTTCCCGCGGGAGGCAGCAGCCTGGATGGAGAGCAGGAGCCTGTCTGAGAGGGCAGGGTTACGGTGGCCTAGCTGGGACAACTGGAGCGGTAGAGCAGCCAGCCACcgagacaacactctactcctgAAGGGGGAGACCGGAGAGGAAGAAAGACCTTTAGGAGCAGAGTAATCTACCCTGCAGACTTGGTTATGCCTACATATATCTTTGGTTATTTGGTACAGTAAACActagaacgtgtgtgtgtgtgttacctggcgatatgtgtgtggttgtgttcctGTAGGTACAGTCTGCTGTAGAAGGAAAGTAGCAGTGTTCTGGTCTGCAGATTCAGGTTCATCTGCTGGTACTGAACATACACCGCCTGTAACAGATCCTCCGTCACCGCTACACACACCACCGGTTAGGACGCCAGACATGCGAAAACCATTTAAGATTAACTCATAACCGCACCCTTGACAGcccacacaaacccacacacacagtcttacCCCTGCTGCGTTGTGTGATGGCCATTCTCCAGACAGTCTCCAGGAGTGTATGTAGATGTCTTTGGCTCAGCTTGGCCCCACTGGACAGAGTCTCTTGGACAAACCCTCTCAGAGGCATCAGCCACTCAGCATCGGGCTCCTGGGCTTGCCCCTCCCTCTGGCTGAGggtaaccatggaaaccatgACCTGGCAGAGCAGCACGTTCAGAGCCAAGGGTTCCACTGTCTGCCCTGGGATTGTAGGTTCCTGCTTACTCCTGAAACaccacacccaaacacacactttTAATGATGTCCCCCCCAGTCATTTTGTGCTGATATTATATATCAGAATTGCTAATAGCTCAAACTGTTCAATGGTTAGAGCTAATTTTTAGTAAGAAAACAGAAACCGCTGTTTGTCCTAACCGCTAATATCTGAAATTTAACCGTGGTTCTACGACTAAGCAGAGCATTCAGTTGACTATAGACCAGATGTTTTTACCCCCAGAGTTTCTCTCACGACCCGATTTTCAAATCAGGCGACACATATGGGGTAgcgacccctagtttgggaaaaGCTGGAGTACCTACACATACACCAAGGGCCCTAGCACCACCTCACCCCACCTCACCTCTTGGGGTCTGTCTTCCGCCTTTGTTTAGGGGTGTCCAGATTTCCATAGGGGAAGTTCTTCATGAAGTGCTGCTTAAAATCCCCCAGGTACTCACTGCGAAACCACGCATcctaaacacacaaacaccactgTTAATAGAACAAAGGTAACCACACATCTTATACTGAGAGAgaacgactgtgtgtgtgttaccagtgtATCCTGGTGTTCTCTCTGTGGCGCCAGCTTGCGTAGCAGCTGTAGTATGGAGAGGACCTGGTACATCAGTGACATGGCGTCGGGGGTGAGGAGATGAGCACTGTCAGTCTTGCTCCGGTCGCTGGCACTAGCCTCTACCCAGACATCTAGTAGAAGGGGCACCAGGGTGGAGGCAAAGCCCCGTACAGCCTCCCCTGTGCCCAGACCCTCACTCactccagccccaggctcagtCTCCGGCCTACAAATACAGTGGAGGAAAGGGACAGATGATGAGCAGGACAGGAGAGTGAGtcagcagagtgtgtgtgtgtatgcttgttaatgaagtgtgtgtctgtgatgtgcgTACCTGAGTTTGAAGGTGGAGTGCGGAGTGGGCATGGCTCCTGAATGTTCAAACACCTGAAATCCGTCTTTTCTGTAGGTAAGCTCCTCCCAGTTGAGCTCCAAAGGTGCGTTAGCTCCTCCTTGTCCATTCAAAACACTGAACATGTCACCTGAGACACATGCAACCCCCTCCTCCGCTCGCCTCTCCTCAACTACCGCCTGAAGAAAACGCCCCAGTCtggaaaacacacaaacacaaaggtCATGCCAGAAAAATGTACACACCAATAGGACACTGCTAACTCATTGCAAGTGTATGAGTACCTGAGCAGCACTGTGAGTCTCCACTGCTGACCAGTCACGTTCCTGTTAGGGTTGACTGACAGGGCCCAgctcctccccttcccctcctGCCCCTTCCTTGCCCCGCCCCCGGTACTTTTGTGTGAGATCAGCTCCAGGAAGTTGGTGAGCAGCAGGGCGGGACAAGCAGCCAGCAGGGCAGGATAGTGGTCCAGCAAAACGTCGAGGACCTTCAGGGCATCCTCCTGGATACCCGTCTCGATGTGGGTCATGGCACAGGAGAGgtgggcagagaggagagggaagaatgGAGATGTCCGCTCCGCTGGCACACTCTGGGCTATGAACCTGAGCAGGGCACGGAGAGGGTAGAGGTTAAAGGTTAGGGAGGTGCACTAGTAGAAGAACTGGTATTAAGGCATTTCTCCAAGGACTGTGCTGCTCTTAAGTGGTGTATGGTTTTGTGAGGGTTGGAGAACAGACActgtggacactgtgttaacaaacctccaaacgagcttcaatgccatacaacactccttccgttgcctccaactgctcttaaacgctagtaaaactaaatgcatgctcttcaaccgatcgctgcccgcacccgccgcccgactagcatcactactctggacggttctgacttagaatatgtggacaactacaaatacctaggggtctggttagactgtaaaatctccttccagactcatattaagcatctccaatccaaaattaaatctagaatctgcttcctatttcacaacaaagcctccttcactcacgctgccaaacataccctcgtcaaactgactatcctaccgatcctcgacgatgtaatttacaaaatagcctccaacactctacacagcaaactggatgcagtctatcagtgccatccgttttgtcaccaaagccccatataccacccaccactgcgacctgtatgctctcgttggctggccctcgctacatattcatcgccagacccactggctccaggtcatctataagtctttgctaggtaaagctttgccttatctcagctcactggtcaccataacaacacccaaacgtagcacgcactccagcaggtatatctctctggtcacccccaaagccaattcctcctttggctgcttttccagttctctgctgccaatgactggaacgaactgcaaaaatcactgaagctggagactcatatctccctctctaactttaagctgtcagagcagctcgcagatcactgcacctatacatagcccatctgtaaagtgtccatccaactacctcatccccaaactgttatttattttgctcctttgcaccccagtatctctacttgcacatctatcactccagtgtttaattgctatatcgtaattatttcaccactatggcctatttattgccttacctccttactccatttgcacacactgtatatagatttttctattgttattgactgtacttttgtttatcctatgtgtaactctgtgttgttttttttcacactgctttattttggccaggtcgcagttgtaaatgagaacttgttctcaactgatctacctggtgaaataaagatgaaatatatatattttttcaaagacCTGAAGACAAATTCCCACTGTCATAACAAAATGCTTTTCTAACCTGAGCAGGCGTGTGGCAGACATCCGTACATTCGGGTCCTTGTCTGTGAAGACGGCAGCAGCCTCGCTGAGCAGACTGGAGAGGTGTTGGTCTAACTCTGAGGGGTGAAGGGTCAGCAGCTCCCTCAGTCCCACAAGAGCTCCCTGTTTCACTGTACCACTGTAGTGATGCAGCTGGGACAACAGGTCCTAGAGGGGAGGCACACAGCATAAGGTACAGTagaggagtgagtgtgtgtgtgtgtgtgtgtgtgtgtgtgtgtgtgtgtgtgtgtgtgtgtgtgtgtgtgtgtgtgtgtgtgtgtgtgtgtgttacctaccTTGATGTTGAGCTTCCGGTGTGTGGTGGGTGCATTAGCATCTTTCTTCAGCTGTTCAGTTAGGTTTATTCCCTTGGTGCGGAAGTTGATGTTGGTGGCATTGTCAGCTTTAGGCTTGGTCTTCCCCACCTTCAGCTTGACCTTCTGGAAGTCATCctgcctcttcttcttcttgcaCTTGGTCATCTCTGCAGGATAGGACTATCTGTGGAGAGAAACATGGGGAACATCTTAAATTGCAAACAATtctctaatatagtgcactacttctgttCTGACCAGAGCCAAACAGGGTTGATGTTGATGAAGTGGTTCACTATttggggaatatggtgccatttgacaCAATAACGAAGTGTGTGCTAGTGATGGACCAGGAGGAGACCACAATCACAGTGGGCAGCAGTGAGTTTGCAGGCTACCGGCTCTTACACAGAATCTATGAGTAGTAAACCCAGAATAATTGATTGCGTTTTGAAACGTAATAATAATACCCacgtgtgttgacactgtcagaaATAATTGTGCATGCAGTAGCGTTCCCGCGCCGAATGTAGCTTTTGAAGACGGTCAATCAGCAAAACCAAGCTCGTGTTGTTTCTTTACAAACATGGGCCTTTCTCTTTGATACGACAACTAGCTAAGCTGTCTTCACATTTGCCTGcaacatttgtttgttttttcctgtTCTCAATTTCACGTCTACATATATCAGTGTTTTATTGCAACTTGTGTAAAGGATACACTTCAAATGAAAAATGTATGTCGTTATTatcttttaatatttttttattgatttGAACTCAAATTTCCGACTTCGAGTACACAGGCAAACGCATAGGCTCACAAAATCAGGTACGTCACGGGTCTTTCTATAAAGAGATACACAATTTCGCGTGCGTCAATTTGCTAGTTGTTCTTCTTGACACGCAAAATTCACCCCGCTCTGGTTTTAGCGAATCTTAATTTTTCAGGTAGAGTATTCCATGTCACTCATACCACACCGTATTTATTCTATAGTAACCCTGGAGGACGTTGTCCGGGTAGCGTTACTATATTGTGGATACAGCTAGCTAATCACCATATTTTGCACCGTGCGTGGCCAAGTGGTTTTGCCAACAAGAAGGCCAGCTGCGTTGTTTCTGAGTCACCCTAAAAAATGATGTGGCCCATATAACTAGATATTAAACGCTGTCTTTATTTGTTTGTGATGACCCTCAGAATGCAGCAAGGCAACAATCCAAGGCCATCTTATGGCGCCCCACCACACAAGAGGTTCAGGAACGCTAATGGAGGGGCTAACAACAGGGTAAGTTCAGTCTCCCATGGTAATCATGCCAATTGCCCCCGGTTAGGATTATAGTTGTAGTACTAGTCATTCACAACCCAGATGAGGTTAATTAATCCATCCTG
It encodes:
- the LOC120036435 gene encoding testis-expressed protein 10 homolog, whose product is MTKCKKKKRQDDFQKVKLKVGKTKPKADNATNINFRTKGINLTEQLKKDANAPTTHRKLNIKDLLSQLHHYSGTVKQGALVGLRELLTLHPSELDQHLSSLLSEAAAVFTDKDPNVRMSATRLLRFIAQSVPAERTSPFFPLLSAHLSCAMTHIETGIQEDALKVLDVLLDHYPALLAACPALLLTNFLELISHKSTGGGARKGQEGKGRSWALSVNPNRNVTGQQWRLTVLLRLGRFLQAVVEERRAEEGVACVSGDMFSVLNGQGGANAPLELNWEELTYRKDGFQVFEHSGAMPTPHSTFKLRPETEPGAGVSEGLGTGEAVRGFASTLVPLLLDVWVEASASDRSKTDSAHLLTPDAMSLMYQVLSILQLLRKLAPQREHQDTLDAWFRSEYLGDFKQHFMKNFPYGNLDTPKQRRKTDPKRSKQEPTIPGQTVEPLALNVLLCQVMVSMVTLSQREGQAQEPDAEWLMPLRGFVQETLSSGAKLSQRHLHTLLETVWRMAITQRSRAVTEDLLQAVYVQYQQMNLNLQTRTLLLSFYSRLYLQEHNHTHIARSRVLSRWLAALPLQLSQLGHRNPALSDRLLLSIQAAASRGNKALLNSLHTHACRLYDPQEGSVVLLPAESQQRLVQLLYFLPVMSQGLLANLSRCCTAGRVSAGLAASLIRIIHLRSSFCGWSVGSQDTTLRDVDYISFLFSTLTGFSSDELATLQEAGDESVLPPSPLSPLSLYPTPLEQFTHHWDVVEVRTHLTQNT